In a single window of the Cydia pomonella isolate Wapato2018A chromosome 2, ilCydPomo1, whole genome shotgun sequence genome:
- the LOC133515640 gene encoding uncharacterized protein LOC133515640, protein MTEKGYEGEHSSPVWDMPGPSSLAAILDTAFTSSASDNPSRHEDMECEALFAESDDDVEVLPEPLEAISSGRSDHAPKRVISSNYVNSTSPAQAFQVNVTPLPHPASARTPIPDEYQPLPDSSSSLDYVLGVTGTDGAHRMTSIGHGRIPDLNMRYQPKPVPMNQQRGFYFPTYSHYGHSVRPTRDYVVGPHNTNNVIVVSDDRNFLNNPINYTVPVAEPPPRDPIPNMTYQTLQPAVENIFESHGSAASNLLDASSSNLERPSRKLNISPRRRQSKENEVNPNLIEVSSEEEDNTSTPRKRQSENSVEQQQAADSEYPVHSVHAASSSGNGALDLASPQIKREPTEVATQAAGDAEMTRHSQPGHVCAGRLGNGHYITPTQPTHYVHNNHVKQENRTCANAHGPHCSCSMNHVHGNCMHTHLGHHRDFCHNNPSHIEAQNLQHHHHHHHRIRPCVHNNAVNMNPTTSRVKEEPVTQIAVKQEANTSVPPNSEPILVQVPVTKIESQQAQVKTEPGQTSSESSRVGEQVSVKAEGDTQRRRDMDAAGDRQEPSPQPGPSSGRSAPDSDSKPINVDNKEESSTSTGNETLLAPDLQLDWVSDSSSDDDVQVLEEDPSFREVIDLTSPRAPSPAPAPAACFSQPRPDLLLQAPPAQHFMRTRVRVGGCVVACRGCCCAPHAPHAHAPLVRAPRAHHAPHLHPLRDVPAPPYRVHEQLWHSQRHMLEMQRRSMARESAGGGLAHFPPPPTTVLGVSPPPVPAGDAAGGGLAHFPPPPTTVLGVSPPPVPAGDAAGGGLAHFPPPPTTVLGVSPPLSPQAMQRAAGWRDAAGGGLAHFPPPPTTVLGVSPPPVPAGDAAGGGLAHFPPPPTTVLGVSPPLSPQAMQRAAGWRTSRRPPPLCSGPPPPVPAGDAAGGGLAHFPPPPTTVLGVSPPPVPAGDAAGGGLAHFPPPPITVLGVSPPPVPAGDAAGGGLAHFPPPPTTVLGFPDYFERLDTNGPNVDFESTRPILMQGPHVHHHMHHYLQMYPPHLHISIHPSGYGSLSEAMSREAAVARRAARGASLAVIERNTYRHAYPRHPGMPDEKCTICLSIFEVDSHCRRLPCMHLFHMECVDQWLSTNKHCPICRVDIETHLNKDAAF, encoded by the exons ATGACTGAAAAGGGTTACGAAGGTGAGCATTCGAGTCCCGTGTGGGACATGCCCGGCCCGTCATCGCTGGCCGCTATTTTGGACACTGCGTTTACTTCTTCAGCGTCTGACAACCCCTCGAGGCAtg AAGATATGGAATGCGAAGCCTTGTTCGCCGAGAGCGACGACGACGTGGAAGTTTTGCCGGAGCCTTTAGAGGCCATTTCGTCTGGCAGAAGCGACCATGCCCCCAAACGTGTCATATCATCGAATTACGTTAATTCCACATCACCTGCTCAAGCGTTTCAAGTAAACGTCACGCCATTACCGCACCCCGCCTCAGCGCGTACACCCATTCCTGATGAGTACCAGCCGCTGCCAGATAGCTCCAGCTCACTAGATTATGTGCTTGGGGTTACTGGTACTGATGGTGCTCACCGCATGACCTCTATTGGCCATGGAAGGATACCAGATCTCAACATGAGGTACCAGCCTAAGCCTGTGCCTATGAACCAACAAAGAGGGTTTTACTTTCCCACCTACTCTCATTATGGGCATAGTGTGAGGCCCACACGGGACTATGTAGTTGGACCACACAACactaataatgttattgtgGTCAGTGATGACaggaatttcttaaataatcCAATCAATTATACAGTTCCTGTTGCTGAACCTCCTCCACGGGATCCTATTCCAAATATGACATATCAGACTTTACAACCTGCTGTAGAAAATATCTTTGAAAGTCATGGGTCTGCTGCCTCTAATCTTCTAGATGCCTCTTCAAGTAATTTGGAGAGACCAAGTCGTAAGCTGAATATATCTCCCCGGAGGAGACAATCTAAAGAGAATGAAGTCAATCCAAACTTGATTGAAGTAAGCTCAGAAGAAGAAGACAACACTTCAACCCCAAGGAAACGGCAGAGTGAGAACAGTGTCGAGCAGCAACAAGCTGCAGACTCAGAATACCCCGTCCATAGTGTCCATGCTGCTTCTAGTAGTGGAAATGGTGCATTAGATCTAGCCTCTCCTCAGATAAAGAGGGAACCAACTGAAGTTGCTACACAAGCAGCTGGAGATGCAGAGATGACCAGACACAGCCAGCCCGGGCATGTGTGTGCTGGAAGACTAGGGAATGGGCATTACATTACACCAACACAGCCCACCCATTATGTGCACAACAACCAtgtgaaacaagaaaatcgaactTGTGCCAATGCTCATGGGCCACATTGTTCTTGTTCTATGAACCATGTCCATGGAAATTGCATGCACACTCACTTGGGGCATCATCGGGACTTTTGTCATAACAACCCTTCCCATATAGAAGCACAAAACCTACAACACCACCACCATCACCATCACAGAATCAGGCCTTGTGTTCATAATAATGCTGTCAACATGAATCCAACCACATCTCGGGTCAAGGAGGAGCCTGTCACTCAGATAGCAGTTAAACAAGAAGCAAATACTTCAGTTCCACCCAATAGTGAACCAATACTAGTGCAGGTTCCAGTAACTAAAATAGAATCTCAACAAGCTCAAGTCAAAACCGAGCCGGGACAGACAAGTTCTGAAAGCAGTAGGGTTGGGGAGCAAGTAAGTGTGAAGGCGGAAGGTGACACGCAGAGGCGGCGTGACATGGACGCCGCGGGCGACCGCCAGGAGCCCTCGCCGCAGCCGGGTCCCAGCTCTGGAAGAAGTGCACCAGATTCAGATAGTAAACCTATAAATGTGGATAATAAG GAAGAAAGTTCCACGTCAACTGGAAATGAGACATTATTGGCCCCGGATTTGCAGTTGGATTGGGTGTCAGACTCAAGTTCAGATGACGATGTACAAGTGTTGGAAGAAGACCCCAGTTTT CGCGAGGTGATCGACCTGACGTCGCCGCGCGCGCCGagcccggcgccggcgccggccgcCTGCTTCTCCCAGCCGCGCCCCGACCTGCTGCTGCAGGCGCCGCCGGCGCAGCACTTCATGCGCACTAG GGTACGCGTCGGTGGCTGCGTGGTGGCGTGCCGCGGCTGCTGCTgcgcgccgcacgcgccgcacGCGCACGCGCCGCTCGTGCGCGCCCCGCGCGCGCACCATGCGCCCCACCTGCACC CTCTTCGCGACGTACCGGCACCGCCGTACCGCGTGCACGAGCAGTTGTGGCACAGCCAACGGCACATGCTG GAGATGCAACGACGCAGCATGGCGCGCGAGTCCGCCGGCGGCGGGCTGGCGCACTTCCCGCCGCCCCCCACCACTGTGCTCGGGGTGAGTCCCCCCCCTGTCCCCGCAGGCGATGCAGCGGGCGGCGGGCTGGCGCACTTCCCGCCGCCCCCCACCACTGTGCTCGGGGTGAGTCCCCCCCCTGTCCCCGCAGGCGATGCAGCGGGCGGCGGGCTGGCGCACTTCCCGCCGCCCCCCACCACTGTGCTCGGGGTGAGTCCCCCCCTGTCCCCGCAGGCGATGCAGCGGGCGGCGGGCTGGC GCGATGCAGCGGGCGGCGGGCTGGCGCACTTCCCGCCGCCCCCCACCACTGTGCTCGGGGTGAGTCCCCCCCCTGTCCCCGCAGGCGATGCAGCGGGCGGCGGGCTGGCGCACTTCCCGCCGCCCCCCACCACTGTGCTCGGGGTGAGTCCCCCCCTGTCCCCGCAGGCGATGCAGCGGGCGGCGGGCTGGCGCACTTCCCGCCGCCCCCCACCACTGTGCTCGGG tccccccccccctgtccCCGCAGGCGATGCAGCGGGCGGCGGGCTGGCGCACTTCCCGCCGCCCCCCACCACTGTGCTCGGGGTGAGTCCCCCCCCTGTCCCCGCAGGCGATGCAGCGGGCGGCGGGCTGGCGCACTTCCCGCCGCCCCCCATCACTGTGCTCGGGGTGAGTCCCCCCCCTGTCCCCGCAGGCGATGCAGCGGGCGGCGGGCTGGCGCACTTCCCGCCGCCCCCCACCACTGTGCTCGGG TTTCCTGATTACTTCGAACGGCTAGACACAAACGGACCTAACGTTGATTTTGAATCAACAAGACCTATCTTAAT GCAAGGTCCCCACGTGCACCACCACATGCACCACTACCTGCAGATGTACCCGCCACACTTGCATATCTCCATACATCCTTCG GGCTACGGCTCGCTGTCGGAGGCCATGTCCCGCGAGGCGGCGgtggcgcggcgcgcggcgcggggcgcgtcGCTGGCGGTCATCGAGCGCAACACGTACCGCCACGCCTACCCGCGCCATCCCGGCATGCCCGACGAGAAGTGCACCATCTGCCTCTCCATCTTCGAGGTGGACTCCCACTGCAG GCGACTCCCTTGCATGCACCTGTTCCACATGGAGTGCGTGGACCAGTGGCTCAGCACTAACAAGCACTGCCCCATCTGCCGCGTCGATATCGAGACGCACCTCAACAAGGATGCCGCCTTCTAA